Proteins encoded together in one Entelurus aequoreus isolate RoL-2023_Sb linkage group LG20, RoL_Eaeq_v1.1, whole genome shotgun sequence window:
- the LOC133636344 gene encoding zinc finger protein 135-like isoform X1, with the protein MKGEEGDPQPTHMKEEEDDPHMKEEDDPQPTHIKEEEDDPQPTHMKEEEGNPQPPYMKGEEGDPQPTHMKEEEDDPHMKEEEDDPHMKEEDDDPQPTHIKEEEDDPQPLHMKEEEKDPHMKEKEEGECVVGQEEDDVMTVVSVKTEEHEDKAPESSQLHHSPNVCEEQLLPEKQESSFRMVKEDPSKRKTRHHGPSGVFFSSLTQTLPCKKEEEDSLTPHIKKEEEGHRISQPKWLEEFPVTGVPVKSEGDEVKGESEEKRSSSSTQHMTTEADGDHCGGSQADKMLAPLSDSEDTTSHSPDTDDEHSKHDATCHTDNTHFTCSHCDNTFKYPSYLKRHMRTHTGEKPFLCSICGKDFTHRHHLKIHTGENPFSCSECSKSFVRNQNL; encoded by the exons ATGAAAGGGGAAGAGGGGGATCCACAGCCCAcccacatgaaagaggaagaggatgatccacacatgaaagaggaagatgatccacagcccacccacattaaagaggaagaggatgatccacagcccacccacatgaaagaggaagagggGAATCCACAGCCCCCCTACATGAAAGGGGAAGAGGGGGATCCACAGCCCAcccacatgaaagaggaagaggatgatccacacatgaaagaggaagaggatgatccacacatgaaagaggaagatgatgatccacagcccacccacattaaagaggaagaggatgatCCACAGCCCCTtcacatgaaagaggaagagaAGGATCCACACATGAAAGAGAAAGAGGAGGGAGAGTGtgttgtagggcaggaggaggatgatgtcatgactgttgtctctgtgaagactgaagagcatgaagacaaagcacctgagtcctcacagcttcatcacagtccaa acgtctgtgaagaacaactTCTGCCTGAAAAACAGGAGAGTAGCTTCAGGATGGTGAAGGAGGATCCATCAAAGAGGAAGACCAGACACCACGGACCCTCTGGCgtcttcttttcctctttaacacagacccttccctgtaaaaaggaagaggaagattcactgacgccccacattaaaaaggaagaggagggacACCGCATCAGTCAGCCTaaatggttggaggagttcccagtgactggtgtccctgtgaagagtgaaggtgatgaggtcaaaggtgagagtgaggagaagagaagcagcagctcaacacaacacatgacaacagaagctgatggagaccactgtggaggatcacaagcagacaagatgttagctccactatcagatagtgaggacacaacgtcacactctcctgacactgatgatgaacactctaaacatgatgcaacatgtcacactgacaacactcacttcacatgttctcactgtgacaacacTTTTAAATATCCTAGttatttgaaaagacacatgagaacacacacgggagaaaaaccttttttatgttcaatctgcggtaaagattttactcataggcaccatttgaaaatacacactggagaaaaccctttttcctgctcagaatgtagtAAAAGTTTTGTAAGGAATCAAAATTTataa
- the LOC133636344 gene encoding involucrin-like isoform X3 translates to MKGEEGDPQPTHMKEEEDDPHMKEEDDPQPTHIKEEEDDPQPTHMKEEEGNPQPPYMKGEEGDPQPTHMKEEEDDPHMKEEEDDPHMKEEDDDPQPTHIKEEEDDPQPLHMKEEEKDPHMKEKEEGECVVGQEEDDVMTVVSVKTEEHEDKAPESSQLHHSPTLLKERGCKRQRKAEMMEFNKTGQAQHQPDLVPELQPDPCALRVCSCPSRLRAPSTILKHRLRSPSASLRAQPVCWSAETNEFSR, encoded by the exons ATGAAAGGGGAAGAGGGGGATCCACAGCCCAcccacatgaaagaggaagaggatgatccacacatgaaagaggaagatgatccacagcccacccacattaaagaggaagaggatgatccacagcccacccacatgaaagaggaagagggGAATCCACAGCCCCCCTACATGAAAGGGGAAGAGGGGGATCCACAGCCCAcccacatgaaagaggaagaggatgatccacacatgaaagaggaagaggatgatccacacatgaaagaggaagatgatgatccacagcccacccacattaaagaggaagaggatgatCCACAGCCCCTtcacatgaaagaggaagagaAGGATCCACACATGAAAGAGAAAGAGGAGGGAGAGTGtgttgtagggcaggaggaggatgatgtcatgactgttgtctctgtgaagactgaagagcatgaagacaaagcacctgagtcctcacagcttcatcacagtccaa CTTTACTGAAGGAGAGAGGGTGTAAGAGGCAGAGAAAGGCGGAGATGATGGAGTTCAACAAAACAGGGCAAGCACAACATCAACCGGATCTGGTGCCTGAACTTCAACCAGATCCGTGTGCGTTGCGTGTCTGCTCCTGTCCGTCAAGGCTCCGTGCACCTTCGACCATCCTCAAACACCGGCTGCGGTCTCCCTCCGCATCACTGCGAGCACAGCCGGTCTGCTGGAGTGCCGAGACAAACGAATTCTCGCGATAA
- the LOC133636344 gene encoding zinc finger protein 135-like isoform X2, protein MKGEEGDPQPTHMKEEEDDPHMKEEDDPQPTHIKEEEDDPQPTHMKEEEGNPQPPYMKGEEGDPQPTHMKEEEDDPHMKEEDDPQPTHIKEEEDDPQPLHMKEEEKDPHMKEKEEGECVVGQEEDDVMTVVSVKTEEHEDKAPESSQLHHSPNVCEEQLLPEKQESSFRMVKEDPSKRKTRHHGPSGVFFSSLTQTLPCKKEEEDSLTPHIKKEEEGHRISQPKWLEEFPVTGVPVKSEGDEVKGESEEKRSSSSTQHMTTEADGDHCGGSQADKMLAPLSDSEDTTSHSPDTDDEHSKHDATCHTDNTHFTCSHCDNTFKYPSYLKRHMRTHTGEKPFLCSICGKDFTHRHHLKIHTGENPFSCSECSKSFVRNQNL, encoded by the exons ATGAAAGGGGAAGAGGGGGATCCACAGCCCAcccacatgaaagaggaagaggatgatccacacatgaaagaggaagatgatccacagcccacccacattaaagaggaagaggatgatccacagcccacccacatgaaagaggaagagggGAATCCACAGCCCCCCTACATGAAAGGGGAAGAGGGGGATCCACAGCCCAcccacatgaaagaggaagaggatgatccacacatgaaagaggaa gatgatccacagcccacccacattaaagaggaagaggatgatCCACAGCCCCTtcacatgaaagaggaagagaAGGATCCACACATGAAAGAGAAAGAGGAGGGAGAGTGtgttgtagggcaggaggaggatgatgtcatgactgttgtctctgtgaagactgaagagcatgaagacaaagcacctgagtcctcacagcttcatcacagtccaa acgtctgtgaagaacaactTCTGCCTGAAAAACAGGAGAGTAGCTTCAGGATGGTGAAGGAGGATCCATCAAAGAGGAAGACCAGACACCACGGACCCTCTGGCgtcttcttttcctctttaacacagacccttccctgtaaaaaggaagaggaagattcactgacgccccacattaaaaaggaagaggagggacACCGCATCAGTCAGCCTaaatggttggaggagttcccagtgactggtgtccctgtgaagagtgaaggtgatgaggtcaaaggtgagagtgaggagaagagaagcagcagctcaacacaacacatgacaacagaagctgatggagaccactgtggaggatcacaagcagacaagatgttagctccactatcagatagtgaggacacaacgtcacactctcctgacactgatgatgaacactctaaacatgatgcaacatgtcacactgacaacactcacttcacatgttctcactgtgacaacacTTTTAAATATCCTAGttatttgaaaagacacatgagaacacacacgggagaaaaaccttttttatgttcaatctgcggtaaagattttactcataggcaccatttgaaaatacacactggagaaaaccctttttcctgctcagaatgtagtAAAAGTTTTGTAAGGAATCAAAATTTataa